Below is a genomic region from Argiope bruennichi chromosome 3, qqArgBrue1.1, whole genome shotgun sequence.
aaagtaatattaacataattttttttcaaagttatatataataaCCAATTAAACAAATACCTAAAATTACTTATGCttctctaaattttgaaaagaacttGAATTCAGTTCTTTGAGtagaaaattatactattcaaataactatttttcatCTCACAaaacaacagcaataaaaaaagatatagaaaataatGCACGTaggaataatcaattttatttcaaatgtgacAATGCTGTAcacttttttcattcattcaaaataaaagacaCAATGTGGCACTAACATTTAGGAAATACTATACTGGACAGGTTGTTGGaagttctcttttaaaaatacttttaacatgTACAGGATCATATTGTTCACATTTCACAAAATTcaacacttatttttaaaaaaaattactagaaatgttatttaataagtatttctCCACTCACCAATAACTAAAAGTACATTAACCTGAActaaatactagaaaaaaaaaaactgcatttaaaattatttcttcagtaaatCATCCATTATTAAATTTCAGCGAACTTCAAAGAGATCAATGGAACAAACAACTTcaacataaaaattgatatttattaatttttaagataacagttcaattaaagttttatattttaaaaaaatttgttttccaaatgCATAATTCAATGACTCAATTATTTCCTCTTCAATTTTAACAACAGGCAATAaaccacatttaaaatttttgcattgatataaaattacatcTCAGCACCATactcatgttactttttttatcacaaaagCAACAATgcttcatatataagaaaatagtCTGTTCTATGGAGTGTATTTTGTACAATTCATTAGgagcaattaaaaataacagagaatacaaaacacttttttttaaaattataactacaCAGAAAGTGACAAGAAGACTTCTGGAAGGGGATAAAGATCAAAATCTTAAGACAAATAAATCGCATCATTATCACAGTATTACAGtttgtataaaaatctaaatcaaaaCTGGAAAAGCAAAcattaatgtattcaaaaatacaatgttgAGATACAATAACTTGAGAAACAATTTGATGAGtatgtcaaaaaaagaaaaaaaattttgtatcaaatttgagaatatttcatTCCCAAAAAATTTGGgagtagttaaaataaaatatggatgtAACAATTATTTGTGCTTTCTAAGACAACTGCACAAAATATCAGCTGCATTCAACATAGAAAAGGCTGCTAAAACATCATCTCATTTGATTGGTGAGAAAGAACATGGGCGTAACCAACGACTCCTCATCTCACGAATAAgaggaactgaaaaaaaaattaatattcattacaatttgattcatttaaagtcgtgtaacatttttaaaatcattccttAAACAAACCCTTGGCTATAAGTATCAGTATCATATCCAATTAATGTAAAATGGTTGCAGTTATATAAGTTCTAAAATATCATGAAGGAAAATTAGTTCTTAATGATTCCATTTTAGATATTGATCCCAGTACTTGACTAAATAGTCTGCCTGATTATTTAACAAGAATTCAtagaatattatgtttttaatattccaacaaaagaaaattacatttttttttttttctttagttggAAGCTCACTTAGAACTATCTTTTTATCAAAAGAAGAGGACAAGATTTATGATACTGAACTGCCATTGCCATTGAAATCTGATTTTCACTCCACGTAACAAATTACTGTAAAGATACTTCTTTACATCTATTAAATGAGTTGATTACAAATGAATTTATCTAAGCTTATACATGTAGCATATGCTTTTCAATCTGGATGGGCCTATGAACTCTTGCATGAGGCATGGATGGCAAATTCAATTACATGAAGGGCTAGCAATTTTAGAGGCCAATTAGATATTTGGAgctgttgataataattatttaatttcaattaataattattaattgaattgtgtatatataatattgtatatctgtataatattgtgtgtgtgtgtgtgtgtgtgtgtgtgtgtgtgtgtgtgtgtgtgtgtgtgtgtgtgtgtgtgtgtgtgtgtgtgtgtgtgtgtgtgtgtgtgtgtgtgtgtgtgtgtgtgtgtgtgtgtgtgtgtgtgtgtgtgtgtgtgtgtgtgtgtgtgtgtgtgtgtgtgtgtgtgtgtgtgtgtgtgtgtgtgtgtgtgtgtgtgtgtgtgtgtgtgtgtgtgtgttctttaaatattaataataaaaataattttctaataaaaatcaatCACACAATATCACAGCACTATTACAAATGCAATTGTTTGGTTTATCTATCTTCTAAGTTTTGCAAcattataatttcactttcttattcatcTTGTAAGctaaacagatattaaatagaatccttatTTAGCTTTTaacagtggaagaaaaaaaaaaagaaaacggttaaaatttcagagcaacaatgtaacctactgttcaaaattaaatttttttaattaattgcaaaattcaggaaaaatttgcatgattattaaattggtatcattaaaaagacaattctgtttaaattttgaaatattgtatatttattttcctgtactactattttcagaatttatcgtggaaaataccaaaattcagcttaattttcaaCTAATCGTCTTCTAATTAAAATGTCGAAAAGCACATTCCCAATTGGAAGGAGAGATGCATATTTTCACACTCAAaggtgtgtatgtatatatatatatatatcaaatttggtaactgtaggttaAACAGTCAGGCTTGTAAACCTCAACACAGACACACATgttcatcttcattattaatgTAGATGCAAAATTCTATCTATGATTGAGTTCACTATAGTCATTATTAGTGTCAATTATTACAAACTGTTAGGATTCTTTAGCTGAGGATACCAATTATATAAAACATCAATTGCAATTTCAGATGCACCTTAGGTATTATAAAAGGTATACAATGCTTGGCAGTTTTAACTATGGTTAACACAGCTACTTTCAGaagacattaaagaaaaaaatcatttcatctcTCCAATTCATTCTATTAAGAATGTAAAGTGaatttctaagattaaaaaaatctcacAATAAAATGTTGCCTTAATTCTGTACTATAAagtaacaacaaaatatttcattccgctgattttttttcttcgtttcatACAAATAAAGTTGGTAATAAGTCATTTTTTAGATGTTTCTATTATAAAATGGTTGACAAACCTGTATATGCAACACATTCATCCCAACCAGGTTTCCTCCACGCAGCTTCTCGAATTTCTTTCCTTGACAAGAGATCTTtgtaagctgaaaaaaaaaaaaaaaaaaaaaagaatgctcaACACTTTTACCCAAATCATAACaccaataatttcatttattcatttcttattaggcaaatatttaagaagatataagatagtttaaagttttcttaatttttggttctgaaaatacattttccatataaaaattttgaaataatatcagaattaacaaaaaaaaaacattttaatataacttcaATGCTTTAAATCCCTTCCCAAATTACAAACTTTAAACAGCTGgaagaaaaagtttaataaaacaaaacCTATCAACAActgtctataaaattaaaatcctcaccaacattccaaattttaaaaaataaaaaatttaatacattaatactgtaattatatttatttccaatgtGAAGAGAAACAATAATTACTTACTCCAAATATGATGAACCATATAAAGTTGGCCAATTTGAGAAAAAAAGCCAGCAACAGCACTGCTCTTACGATAATTTATTCCTCTTGCCCTGCaatcaaacaatgaaatatttttaaaaaatgagtaattatgaaaattatatcaaaataatagtgcaattaaaaacttctttccttttttatatttattcaatataaacttaaaagtgaattttaaaaaatatataaaaagggaACCTGATCATTATACAAGAATGCTGTTAATAAAAGTTCTTAAACTGCCAACATGCACCactggaattatttaaaaatttactgctTTAAAAGTTCCAGAAAAAGATGattgatatatttattgttcCTATAATCTTTAAAAGtggttattattttgtttcatcctttttaatatgtaatataatgaAATGACATAATAAAACAGAACAGCTATTTTTGTCAGTATTCTCTCATCTCTTTTAAAACATGCAAAGTAAAATGCATAGCAAATGTTGAAtatcataaagatattttatatatttattaattatgataaaggaatactaatatcaaaaaatgaaatttgatttgatttgatgcATCTGAATATTAATatgatgcaataataaataaaaaaaaaactgaagaaatccTATAAAGagtcacttttatttttatatggaaccaaaatttaaacatgcaaaaattcaaaaaagaaagaaaaaaatgacagaaaaagaaagaaagggagaaaaaagaatgagaaagaaATCAtgctgaataaaatgaataacaaatttttttaaacatgatttcttcctattgaaataatttttattaaggtcagattttatgcttttctgctttgtgtattttattataaatcttaattcaacaaagccaaagaaaaataaacaggccatatttatatacaattaagaTATAGATGCATATAAATTGATTTAGCATCTCCAGAAGAAATATTGTggaatttatacaaaaaagtagCAAActcttctattttaaaaaaaatggctgtccttacaaaaaatcttataaaatgaaacttcataatgctctaattatttttaaatactagaaTTTCCTCCAAAATTACAAGATTctgattcagaaataaataataacagataacaagtaataaattaaattcatgaaattaatttcattttaactccCTTTCCTCCATCCTTTTCATATAcacatgcttttttttcttttttcttattttatatgattaaaaatcttGTTTCGTTGATGATATATCACATATCTCATGTTTACGTTGCTCAAATCCCTTTCATAATGCTCTAACATGATTTTTtgctaattcttttattttatacatgcTCAAGGTAGTATATAAATTGGATTAAATCATGTATTACAACACTCTTTACCAATGGGTTATCTAATCAAGCCTGAAACAAACTATAACACCAATTAAGAATtactaattatttcaataaaatgtaaaatttcctaATACAGATGGTTACTTACCAATTATTACCCCATTCTATCATTGTACCTGGCTACATgcgtaaataaaaaagaatagaaagaagTTACTGAAAATACAACTCTGTAAatcaatataaaagtaaaataataatcatagagTAATTATTCAGGACAAAAGTATATTccaaaaatttgctataaaaatcaCTCACAAGAAAGATTTATTACAGAAAAGCAAGAAGCTAATTcaacaatattcataaaatgtaatGTGAATTTTTATGCCATATcttttgaacataattttattaatttttaaatttttaaaatacaaccaACAAAGAAAATACTTTGGAGGAGGattatttggatatttaaatatttatgtttattaaaattaaaaaatatacaagatttgaaaaaataaagactgGTTTCAGTTCAAGATCTGAGTTTCAGTGTAAAATAATCATCATAGAATATTCCACATACACTAATAGGGAAAAAGGTTTGAAATAAAGCTCagttgttcaataaaatatttaataatctttgcTTTAGAAAATAACAACAAACAGATATGagtcaagaatatatttaatataatctataTAACAGTGTAAATCCAGACATCTTAATAATAAACCCTCAGCAATTTAAACTatgcatatttgtttttttacGAACTTATAAAGATCAGAGGAAATTCAATTATCAAGGGCATTTCCTTAGAAATGAATAATATGGTAAAATATACAAAAGCTTTTTAACTTTTgctaaacaaaaattcttaatgtCAGATGTTCAACTTTCTGTATTCTAAAAACAGCAAATGAGCAAAATTTAGTATCTAAacatgaattttcattattaatacaaGAGTGTTGATCAAAAAATCTTTgccaaaatagttttatttccatcttgagaaaacaattatataacaTTTACCATTTAAGGAAAAGCAAgcatgaagttttttaaaaatatattttattctttacgaTATTATGGAAGGAATTCAAGTTTTAtcaattattgcagttttttgtttgtttgttttttaaagcaaaaactaaACCTGCAGAAGACACAATCTATAGAGGAAGgcagaaaacaagaaaaagaaatcataagaATATCTGTTGaaacttatataatttcaaaaaagaatttttcttaaattttagctTAAGGAAAAATCTGCACAACTcagtaatcaaatataaatttgtgttcaaaaaaattaataagaattaataaataattatttttagggcatgaataaattgaaattatttcattatatatatacagtttcataaaaagagaaatatctaaccaaaaatgtaataatatgcaATAAGTAGGAAGTGTTTTTCATacataaatcaaagaaaaaatgtaaagctAATGAGAACGACTCAGAAGAAAAGGGGAGTGAAAAGAGATTCGAAGAGTTCCACCTTCCTCAATCATTAAGCAGCATTCAATTCAGAGACATGGAAATGAcattcttctaaatttatatatactttccCTTAAGTAACTAGGcacactaattaaaaatattttgaactgaaaCTAGTAGACTTTAAACTAGTTGATTAACAATGGGCATCACAtccaaattataattatagaataataaattattttatatgatattattaaaatctaaataaagagagttggtaaataatatttgaaaatggaagaaaatacattttctctAAATAACTGCAGATAATTATGGTCATTCCAAAGAGCAGGCTGCTTGCACATGTTATGAATATTCACTTAAAGAAAACTATGTCTAcacctttaaattaaattattgggaACATTTGCAACTCACCTTTAAAACATATGACCTCATTTCATACATACTGTTACGATTTTGAGGTTCTGGATCACCCCAAAAACTAAATGGCAGCATATATTGATTATTACGTGAAATAATGTTCTTGACTAGGTCTTTTGACAAAGCTTTAAGTTCTTGATCTTCACGGCATAATGTTAAAACTTGATTAGCATTCACATATCCTCGGTTATATCTCCATATGTGAACTGAAAATATGTAGAAATTTGATCAACACAAAGTAATGATTTTCATACTTGGTTgtcaaaagacaaaaaataataataataaataaaacctcaAAAGAATATGCACAAATTATTGATACActcctgatttaaaaaaattaatatatgaagggcacaaatattcattaagataaattacttttttaaatcaattatcactttaattctaaaattaacaaaatttaggtataaaaataatagcaatattgtgtcttttttgttttttatgggCATGGAAATTATCACTTACTAAACTGATCCTGATTTCCAATTTCTACCCTCCAGCTTCCCACAAGCTCTGCAAATTCAGATTTTTGATGTAGACTCTGGCTTAATGTTTCACTGCAAAGacagaaaatttctattaaattagtataattcaattaaataaacaaattatactcaatagttgcttttttttcccaagactagatctatttttattttgaatgtcatcagtgaattcttattttttattattcttctgTATACTTTGCAATGTTTAGATAATAAAACAGTTTATAGTTTCATTTGTTTCATAATCAATAACTGATAGTGACAATTCAAGGTCACATGCTAGAAATGTTTTGAAGTTTTCCCTTAATCCGATGACATAAATTCGCTATTGGCTTGGTACTGTGAAGTACATTCAAACAGAATTGGATCACTCCCCACCTAAGTGCTTAAGGTGTGAAACAAGCATCTACAATGCCTGTGGGAAACATTGCACTGcttatgaataataattcaaaatttatagaattttttaatgcaaaaaataatacaaaattaaattcaaatacaataaagatgtaaatagaaaataaaattattaagatcaaATTATTCATACTTACTATCCTTTCAAATATGCTTCAATACAATCTGGCTTCACATCATGGACTGTAGATAAAGGAATAAACCACaatgaaatcatatatttaaaaaaaaaaaagatgcatgcAGTTTCCAGAAAAAAACATAAGTTTTCGAAATGATATAATTGTCAgcaaaaaatacagaaaacttacgccattattaaaaacatattaaatttataaattttaatgaaaatatgattcaGACTTCTGCTTGTCATGATTtccaaaatcatcaaatttttctCCCTcaatactatgaaaaaaatattggaattcaattatgataaataaactaaatatcttAAGCTATCTATCAgtagatattttttgttattttaaaaagcctttaaaagctccattataaaaaaaatatagttaaatcatgagaaaaatcaaaaattacatcAGTGACTAAATTCAATATTTGTACTAGAAAATCATTCCGCATGGTTATTTGTGCTgtcatataaatgaaattgagCATTCATCATTTATACTTACAATGAAGCAGAATGTGTGTATTTGATTCTTTGGCCggactgtttgacctacagttactaaatttggcacatgtaaCCTTGGAGGTCGAAAATATGCACCTCAgagtaatctttaaatttttttaattagaattttaattagttaagaatgaagtaaaattttgttgttttccactataacttccaaaaatattacagcagaaaatagattttcacatcacattaaagtttttaaaagaatcctttcaatgataccaatgtttttaccctataaattttctaattttaatgatttttttaaaaaatattttagtcttatttttcaacaatttatttcgcacaaaataaaaggaaatctgAATGAGCATGTTTCATGTCCatgagaaaaaattagcttttctcaACAaattgccatcacattgataaaaactcaaattaaaaaaataagttaaatattacaaGCAAACctagaaaagtgaaattttcagCTTGTgcctgtatgaaatgaaataaataaaaaatatgatatttttgaaaaaataaatgtgagaCAAAGTTTTCtgtgatcttttacaatatctatattattaattcaataaatcagccttatttaaggcaaacatggttttaTATTCACTCAATTTATGACCCAAAGGCTGatttgtaaatctttaataattagaCATACATCTTTAAAATGGTCTacttgaagtaaataattatatttatgtaacttGACCAATAAATGCttcaataaattatgaatgttttaacttttatttacattctcTGCTCTATGAATCATGTTCTttagacactaatattttaaataaaaagagttgtactccaaccaactaaatcaatcactaaagctgacttatttatgaaaatttgaatttcactattcaataaaaatgggtGATTTTAGACAACTCCATCAATTATCTCTAGAAGATACTCTAATCAGCGAGTGCTCAGGATTTCTCAAAACGATTGGcctatgattataaaaatgtagttcattctaaattattctattcaaaacttcagaAATTCGT
It encodes:
- the LOC129963846 gene encoding protein NipSnap-like, whose translation is MLSLIRTVSYGGSKNYLIFSAARTLSTTSVVNGNSGGGEGWLSKLLHVRKIEPTKDSHSKLLSDTERVYELQIHDVKPDCIEAYLKGYETLSQSLHQKSEFAELVGSWRVEIGNQDQFIHIWRYNRGYVNANQVLTLCREDQELKALSKDLVKNIISRNNQYMLPFSFWGDPEPQNRNSMYEMRSYVLKPGTMIEWGNNWARGINYRKSSAVAGFFSQIGQLYMVHHIWTYKDLLSRKEIREAAWRKPGWDECVAYTVPLIREMRSRWLRPCSFSPIK